ACACAGTGGACGGCCCTCGGTCGCCGATGAGGCGATTGCGTCCATCCCGGGACAGCTTCCGGCCGACGTCGGTGACGGCCGCCTAACCGAGCATAGGCATGATGCTGTTGGGTCTCGTTGCGTATCGGCCCACCACTGGTGTGATCGGACGCTCCCCCGCCCCGTGAGCAGATCGGGGCGGGGACGAGCGGCCATGCCTGGCATTCGGTCGCGCAACTGCGCTTGACCTTGAGCGTTGGGAAAGCACGGCCATATAGCCATCCCACCAAGGTCTTCACATGCTGCTTATCTCGTCCCTGGTGGCGGGCACGTTCGTGCTCGCCACATCGTTCTCGCTCATCGCCGTCCTGACCGACTAACTCACGGCCGAGCGGCGGCTCACGAGCCGACCCCGCGCCGTCAGAGCAGCCCGTATGGCTTCGGCACCCAACAGCACTGCATCTCTGATGCCTTCGATAGCGTCGCGGTTTGGGCTGCTCCTCGCACTCATGCTGCCCAGCGTGGCCGTGGCGGAGACCACGCCCCTGAACGTGCCGATCCTGATGCACGGCTCGATCGGCGACGATGCTTGTCCTGAGAACGGGCGTATCGTCGAGGTCGGCCCGAAGCCCGAAAGCTTCCTGCCCGTGCAGAGCGGGCCGGGCGAAGCGCCTTTCCGCGAGATCGGGCGCCTGCACGACGGCGATATGGTTGTGGTCTGCGAGAAGCTTGGGCCATGGGTAGGTGTCGTCTACGGGGCGGCCCTACTCGGCTGCCGGACGACGATCCTTGTACCCGTCGAGCAGGCGTACACCGGTCCTTGTGATCACGGCTGGGTCATGGCCCGCAACGTGAACATCGATCCGAAGTAGCGCAGCTCTTTCTCCGAAGCCGTGCGCAAGAGTTCGCTAACGCTGCCGCTCCACGCTAGCGGGCATGTCAAAGCGTACCACCCGCACCCTGCGCGCTTGCCTCTGGGTCGCCGCCCTCGTGCTGTGCTGCTTCTCCGCGGCCATGCTGGTCGAAGCGAATAGGCCGAAAACAGGGGATCAACGCCTCGTCGGCGATCCTGCTGTCACGGGGTCGGTCGTGGGCATGCGTTGGTGTGGCGCTGCCTCATGGTGTCGCTGATCATCGACTGTCCCATCGACAAGCCCGTCGATAGGCTTCGCCGCGGCCTTGATCGTCGACAAGGCAGCGTTGCTCCGGGCGGTAGCAGCACGGCTATGCCAAGTCTGTCTGCGATTTAGGTTCGTGGTCTTCGAGGAGGGCACCGATGAGCCGCCAAAGCGCGCGGTGCTCCGGGCCACC
The sequence above is drawn from the Methylobacterium mesophilicum SR1.6/6 genome and encodes:
- a CDS encoding integron, whose amino-acid sequence is MASAPNSTASLMPSIASRFGLLLALMLPSVAVAETTPLNVPILMHGSIGDDACPENGRIVEVGPKPESFLPVQSGPGEAPFREIGRLHDGDMVVVCEKLGPWVGVVYGAALLGCRTTILVPVEQAYTGPCDHGWVMARNVNIDPK